From Verrucomicrobiota bacterium, a single genomic window includes:
- the proB gene encoding glutamate 5-kinase, whose product MRSELLKNVTRIVVKLGTGVLTDSSKQPDAAQMEQLVAQIAAQRQAGKEILIVSSGAVGAGMGVLGFEKRPASLAELQACAAVGQSRLMAAYEKLFAKFNLHVAQVLLTHEDLEHHERHLNARNTLVELLARGVVPIINENDAVSFTELKFGDNDRLSALVAALLPADLLVILTTVDGVIENFGKANPQTIATIERVDEAVEKLAGGTDSATAVGGMASKIQAAKMVTRAGIPLVIASGKKKEVLANILDGLDEGTLFIPQPIKLQGRKRWIAFFHHPKGALFVDDGAKVALREKGKSLLPPGIARCEGDFTAGEVVRICDLDGTEFARGISDFDSKAVQGRQLNRVEVVHRDNLVIL is encoded by the coding sequence GTGCGAAGCGAGTTGCTAAAAAATGTCACGCGAATTGTCGTCAAGCTCGGCACGGGCGTTTTGACGGACAGCAGCAAGCAGCCTGACGCCGCGCAGATGGAACAGCTCGTCGCGCAAATCGCGGCGCAGCGGCAGGCGGGCAAGGAAATTTTAATCGTCAGCTCCGGCGCGGTCGGCGCGGGAATGGGCGTGCTCGGTTTCGAAAAACGCCCGGCAAGCCTCGCGGAACTTCAAGCCTGCGCCGCCGTCGGGCAATCGCGGTTGATGGCGGCCTACGAAAAACTTTTTGCGAAATTCAATCTTCATGTCGCGCAGGTTTTGCTCACGCACGAAGACTTGGAGCACCACGAGCGTCACCTCAACGCGCGCAACACGCTCGTCGAATTGCTCGCGCGCGGCGTCGTGCCCATCATCAATGAAAACGACGCCGTGTCGTTCACCGAATTGAAGTTTGGCGACAACGACAGACTTTCCGCGCTCGTCGCCGCGCTGTTGCCGGCGGATTTGCTCGTGATTTTGACGACGGTGGATGGTGTGATTGAAAATTTCGGCAAGGCAAATCCACAAACCATCGCGACGATCGAGCGTGTTGACGAAGCAGTGGAAAAACTGGCGGGTGGAACGGATAGCGCCACAGCCGTCGGAGGGATGGCGTCGAAAATCCAGGCGGCCAAAATGGTCACGCGCGCCGGGATTCCGCTGGTGATTGCATCGGGTAAAAAGAAAGAGGTTCTCGCGAATATCCTGGATGGACTCGACGAGGGCACGCTCTTCATCCCGCAACCGATCAAACTTCAGGGGCGCAAGCGTTGGATTGCGTTTTTCCATCATCCCAAAGGCGCGCTGTTCGTGGATGACGGCGCCAAGGTCGCGTTGCGCGAGAAGGGGAAAAGTTTGTTGCCGCCGGGAATCGCGCGGTGCGAGGGCGACTTCACCGCGGGCGAAGTGGTGCGGATTTGCGATCTCGACGGCACGGAGTTCGCCCGGGGCATTTCCGACTTCGATTCGAAGGCCGTTCAGGGGAGGCAGCTAAATCGTGTCGAAGTGGTGCACCGGGACAATCTCGTGATCCTGTAG
- a CDS encoding MazG family protein, producing MKKHSAMKDLLRVMARLRSPTGCPWDREQNHKSLRWHAVEEVYELLDAIEAGDDQEMVEELGDVLLQVVFHCQLAKERGAFDFEKVCRHIVDKLIRRHPHVFGNVKVKNVDQVWANWEKIKHAEKHGTKHARPSALDGIPKHLPALLRAEKLVKKARKAGLARVKPGRGPKRSEIGPTFFDIVAYAQLHGWSVEELLSTEIRKRERRLRQIEMSPAPRQNKNVN from the coding sequence ATGAAAAAGCATTCCGCCATGAAGGATCTACTGCGCGTCATGGCCCGGCTGCGTTCGCCCACCGGCTGTCCGTGGGACCGCGAACAGAATCACAAGTCGCTGCGTTGGCACGCCGTTGAGGAGGTTTATGAATTGCTCGACGCCATCGAGGCCGGCGACGACCAAGAAATGGTTGAGGAACTGGGTGACGTTCTGTTGCAAGTGGTTTTTCACTGTCAACTGGCGAAGGAGCGCGGCGCATTTGATTTTGAAAAAGTCTGCCGGCACATCGTGGACAAGTTGATCCGCCGCCATCCGCACGTCTTTGGCAACGTCAAGGTGAAGAACGTCGATCAGGTTTGGGCGAACTGGGAGAAGATCAAACATGCCGAGAAGCATGGGACGAAACACGCGCGTCCATCCGCGCTCGACGGAATTCCAAAACATCTGCCTGCCCTGTTGCGCGCGGAGAAGCTCGTGAAGAAAGCGCGCAAGGCCGGACTGGCGCGAGTGAAGCCTGGGCGTGGCCCGAAAAGATCCGAGATCGGCCCGACGTTTTTTGATATCGTAGCCTACGCGCAATTGCACGGCTGGTCGGTCGAAGAACTGCTGTCCACGGAGATCCGAAAACGTGAACGCAGGTTGCGCCAGATTGAAATGTCGCCGGCGCCTCGACAAAACAAAAATGTGAATTAG
- a CDS encoding CDGSH iron-sulfur domain-containing protein — protein MTEAIIAQKFPYVQDTKPGSYWWCACGRSKSQPFCDGSHKGTGFAPMKVDIGESKKVAWCGCKHSQNKPFCDGSHSRLP, from the coding sequence ATGACTGAAGCAATCATCGCTCAAAAGTTCCCGTATGTTCAGGACACGAAGCCCGGCAGTTACTGGTGGTGCGCCTGCGGTCGTTCCAAAAGCCAGCCGTTTTGTGACGGCTCGCACAAAGGGACCGGATTCGCGCCGATGAAGGTGGACATTGGGGAGTCGAAGAAGGTCGCCTGGTGCGGTTGCAAACATTCGCAGAACAAACCGTTTTGCGACGGCAGCCACAGCCGGTTGCCTTGA
- a CDS encoding roadblock/LC7 domain-containing protein: protein MPTLPQLIEEDIRQLDQILKELLASSEATTALIIDKGGFLITHKGESEEFDLTTIAALASGAYMANQTIANLVRENNFNSVYQQGENFSMFASNIDEHCLLVVIFKASVSVGAVKYYAISAGARVADQLKLAHQRDPNASLDLSVLNLTDTSSVFRKKSA from the coding sequence ATGCCCACGCTGCCTCAACTGATTGAGGAGGACATCCGCCAACTCGACCAGATTCTAAAAGAATTGCTGGCCAGCAGCGAAGCCACGACCGCCCTCATCATCGACAAAGGCGGTTTCCTCATCACGCACAAAGGCGAATCGGAAGAATTTGATCTCACGACCATCGCCGCCCTGGCATCCGGCGCGTATATGGCCAACCAGACCATCGCCAATCTGGTTCGCGAAAACAACTTCAACAGCGTTTACCAACAGGGCGAGAATTTCAGCATGTTCGCCAGCAACATTGATGAACATTGTCTGCTGGTGGTCATCTTCAAAGCCAGCGTCAGCGTGGGCGCGGTGAAATATTACGCCATCTCGGCGGGCGCGCGCGTGGCCGATCAACTCAAGCTCGCGCATCAACGCGATCCCAACGCCAGCCTCGACCTCTCCGTCCTCAACCTCACCGACACCAGCAGCGTGTTCCGGAAGAAAAGCGCCTGA
- a CDS encoding gliding-motility protein MglA: MAIINQATKELQVKIVYYGPAMGGKTTNLVQVHDHVQTAQGNKGKLVSLATSSDRTLFFDFLPIEAMSIKGFKTKFQLYTVPGQVIYNTTRQLVLRGVDGIVFVADSQYEKMAENVESFANLEENLKTLKLNLSDIPYVLQFNKRDLPNVAPVEYMEYLLNNREVQVPTFSSTAHKCEGVFETLNMITRLLLNKFISQGTRTPA, encoded by the coding sequence ATGGCGATCATCAACCAGGCAACCAAAGAACTTCAGGTCAAGATTGTCTATTACGGGCCGGCCATGGGCGGCAAAACCACCAATTTGGTGCAGGTGCACGATCACGTGCAAACCGCCCAGGGCAACAAAGGCAAGTTGGTTTCGCTGGCCACCAGCTCCGACCGCACACTGTTCTTCGATTTTTTGCCCATCGAAGCCATGTCGATCAAAGGCTTCAAAACCAAGTTCCAACTTTACACCGTGCCCGGCCAGGTCATTTACAACACCACCCGGCAACTGGTCTTGCGCGGCGTGGACGGCATCGTCTTTGTAGCCGATTCGCAATACGAAAAGATGGCGGAAAACGTCGAGAGCTTTGCCAACCTGGAAGAGAACCTGAAGACCCTGAAACTTAATCTGTCGGACATCCCTTATGTCCTCCAATTCAACAAACGCGACCTGCCCAATGTCGCCCCGGTTGAATACATGGAATATCTGCTCAACAATCGCGAGGTGCAAGTCCCCACCTTCTCCTCCACCGCTCACAAGTGCGAAGGCGTCTTCGAAACCCTCAATATGATCACCCGCCTCCTGCTGAACAAATTCATCAGCCAGGGGACCCGCACACCTGCGTGA
- a CDS encoding response regulator — MNHKILLVDDDQDLLVMYREILSKLPSQPEIHTAASGARALALLEDEPFTLLICDLKMPKMDGLQVLSIVRRKHPQLRTVVLTAIMDEQFRSRVYALGVDQFWQKPGTEQEIKLFLDCLESLLGREAQSGFRGMQSKSLVDILQLECLSQSSAVLKISNGPQTARIWIQNGELIDATTDDLTGEPAFRAILAWKTGLFETLAAEPARPRTIFNSYQALLLETAQAFDESKAHDTEVITSSATPAGPDATPVSPLAALMRRHGVEFALETNHTDPKQFEAHGLENPQPMADWARQMMDRLTSLGDRLRAGQLNQVECLGPQRHVAIVPRGNAELCIGWNHNMSGGKIRETMKKILNQWAS, encoded by the coding sequence ATGAACCACAAAATTTTGTTGGTGGACGATGATCAAGACCTGCTGGTCATGTATCGCGAGATCCTGTCCAAGCTGCCCAGCCAACCGGAGATTCACACCGCCGCCAGCGGCGCGCGCGCGCTGGCGCTGCTGGAGGACGAGCCGTTCACCTTGCTGATTTGCGACCTCAAAATGCCCAAGATGGACGGCCTCCAGGTCTTGTCCATCGTCCGTCGCAAGCATCCGCAATTGCGGACCGTGGTGTTGACCGCCATCATGGATGAACAGTTCCGTTCGCGCGTTTACGCCCTCGGAGTGGACCAGTTCTGGCAAAAGCCGGGCACGGAACAAGAAATCAAACTCTTCCTGGATTGTCTGGAGTCGCTGCTGGGTCGCGAGGCGCAAAGCGGCTTTCGCGGCATGCAAAGCAAGAGCCTGGTCGATATCCTCCAGTTGGAGTGTCTTTCTCAAAGCTCCGCGGTGCTGAAAATCTCCAACGGCCCGCAAACGGCCAGGATCTGGATTCAAAACGGCGAGTTGATTGATGCGACGACGGACGACTTGACGGGCGAACCGGCTTTCCGGGCGATCCTTGCCTGGAAAACCGGCTTGTTTGAAACGCTGGCGGCCGAACCGGCCCGGCCCCGGACCATTTTCAATTCCTATCAGGCGTTGCTGCTCGAAACTGCGCAGGCGTTTGACGAGTCCAAAGCCCATGACACCGAAGTCATCACCTCTTCGGCCACGCCGGCCGGGCCGGACGCCACGCCCGTCTCGCCGCTGGCGGCGCTGATGCGTCGTCACGGTGTGGAATTCGCCCTGGAAACCAACCACACCGACCCGAAACAGTTCGAAGCCCACGGTCTGGAGAACCCGCAGCCGATGGCGGATTGGGCGCGGCAAATGATGGACCGTTTAACGTCACTGGGGGATCGCCTGCGGGCGGGACAACTCAACCAGGTCGAATGCCTGGGGCCACAGCGCCACGTCGCGATTGTGCCGCGCGGCAACGCGGAGCTGTGCATCGGGTGGAATCATAACATGTCCGGCGGAAAAATCCGGGAAACGATGAAAAAGATTCTCAATCAATGGGCTTCCTGA
- a CDS encoding undecaprenyl-diphosphate phosphatase, whose amino-acid sequence MPDWIAVILLGVIEGVTEFIPVSSTGHLLIAERWLPRQTDLFNVVIQCGAVLAVIPLFSIRCQQILFRLQESETRRFLLKILLAFGLTGVVGFVLEKKHFKLPETSTPVAWALLVGGILFVAVERWLRGKPLREEVTWTVALVVGVGQLIAAVFPGTSRSGATILLALAMGLSRPAATEFSFLVGIPTMLAAGGLKIFKALHHPPPDAVPEHWGMVCLGTIVAALVSFIAVKWLLHYIQTHTFTAFGWYRIALGILLLVLFR is encoded by the coding sequence GTGCCAGACTGGATCGCTGTCATTTTGCTCGGGGTCATTGAAGGCGTGACCGAGTTCATTCCAGTTTCTTCGACCGGACATCTGCTGATTGCCGAACGCTGGCTGCCGCGTCAGACCGATTTGTTCAACGTGGTCATTCAATGCGGCGCGGTGCTGGCGGTGATTCCGCTCTTTTCCATCCGCTGCCAGCAAATCCTCTTCCGGTTGCAGGAATCGGAAACGCGCCGCTTCCTTCTGAAAATCCTGCTGGCATTTGGGTTGACGGGGGTCGTGGGATTTGTGCTCGAAAAAAAACATTTCAAGCTGCCGGAAACCTCCACCCCTGTCGCCTGGGCGTTGCTGGTCGGCGGCATTCTGTTCGTCGCGGTTGAGCGTTGGCTGCGCGGCAAACCGTTGCGCGAAGAAGTGACCTGGACGGTGGCGCTGGTCGTTGGGGTCGGTCAACTGATCGCCGCTGTGTTCCCCGGCACCTCGCGGTCTGGCGCGACGATCTTGCTGGCGCTGGCAATGGGCTTGAGCCGTCCGGCGGCCACGGAGTTTTCGTTTCTGGTCGGCATCCCAACAATGCTGGCGGCGGGCGGATTGAAAATCTTCAAAGCGCTGCATCACCCGCCACCGGACGCGGTCCCGGAACATTGGGGGATGGTTTGCCTGGGAACAATCGTCGCCGCCCTCGTTTCGTTCATCGCGGTGAAATGGCTGTTGCACTACATCCAGACGCACACCTTCACGGCGTTCGGCTGGTATCGCATCGCGCTGGGGATTCTGCTGCTCGTTTTGTTTCGTTGA
- a CDS encoding LysM peptidoglycan-binding domain-containing protein encodes MKRISIFLIASLLSITPALRAQDAAAAAAKADRDAAEERYKRLSSAVDDLLAAQTEQQKRIAALAKEIESLREQQSRPRANYASEEDLRHLAEKIQEIDRKRADDKELILKEISKLGKAITAPPPRSKAPVTDTAPTATADRGKGYEYEVQSGDTLSVIVQAYREKGIKVTVDQILKANPKLEPTKLRVGQKIWIPSPEKP; translated from the coding sequence ATGAAACGGATTTCCATTTTTCTCATTGCCAGTCTCCTCTCAATCACACCCGCCCTGCGGGCTCAGGACGCCGCCGCTGCCGCCGCCAAGGCCGACCGCGACGCGGCGGAAGAACGTTACAAACGCCTCAGCAGCGCGGTGGACGACTTGCTCGCCGCGCAGACGGAGCAGCAAAAGCGCATCGCCGCGCTTGCGAAGGAAATTGAAAGTTTGCGCGAACAGCAGTCGCGTCCCCGCGCCAATTATGCCAGCGAAGAAGATTTGCGACACCTTGCCGAAAAAATCCAGGAGATCGACAGGAAACGGGCGGATGACAAGGAGTTAATCTTGAAGGAAATCAGCAAGCTTGGGAAAGCAATAACCGCTCCGCCACCGCGTTCGAAGGCGCCAGTGACCGACACCGCTCCGACGGCAACGGCCGACCGAGGCAAGGGCTACGAATACGAGGTCCAGTCGGGCGATACGTTATCGGTCATTGTGCAGGCTTACCGGGAAAAAGGCATCAAAGTGACGGTGGACCAAATCCTCAAGGCAAATCCAAAGCTGGAGCCGACGAAGTTGCGGGTCGGCCAGAAAATCTGGATTCCGTCACCGGAGAAACCTTGA
- the prmC gene encoding peptide chain release factor N(5)-glutamine methyltransferase: MTVLEVIHRSSEFLTKKGVESPRLQVELLLAHLLRLPRMKLYLNFERVLTSAELDRLRELVRRRGHREPLQHIVGTTSFCGLELAVNRHALIPRPETELLAERAWQFLHQQPTVLESTLQRAPLSEQPEGWTPTALDFGTGSGCLAITLAIKCPTAQLFAIDISSEALELARQNAVRHGVEARIQFLASDGFAALPNGVRFNLIVANPPYISSATIATLAPEVRDHDPRLALDGGTEGLDFYRRLAKEATPYLRPDGRIMLELGDGQSDKVSEIFHQQKWVVEAVQEDYSRQPRILVARPTG, encoded by the coding sequence GTGACGGTTCTGGAAGTCATTCATCGCAGTTCGGAGTTCTTGACCAAAAAGGGTGTGGAATCGCCGCGACTACAAGTTGAACTACTGCTGGCGCATTTGCTCCGCCTTCCGCGTATGAAGTTGTATCTGAATTTCGAGCGCGTGCTGACGTCTGCCGAACTCGACAGGCTCCGCGAACTGGTCAGACGGCGCGGCCATCGTGAGCCGCTGCAACACATCGTTGGCACCACTTCGTTTTGCGGTCTGGAGCTGGCCGTGAATCGCCACGCGCTGATTCCGCGTCCGGAAACCGAACTGCTCGCCGAACGCGCGTGGCAGTTTCTCCACCAACAGCCCACGGTGTTGGAGTCCACGCTTCAGCGTGCGCCGCTTTCCGAACAGCCTGAAGGCTGGACTCCAACGGCCTTGGACTTCGGCACGGGCAGCGGTTGTCTGGCCATCACGCTCGCGATCAAATGTCCGACGGCACAATTGTTCGCCATCGATATTTCGAGCGAAGCATTGGAACTAGCCCGCCAAAATGCAGTCCGACATGGCGTAGAAGCACGGATTCAGTTTCTTGCCAGCGATGGTTTTGCCGCCTTGCCGAACGGGGTGCGCTTCAACCTCATCGTCGCCAATCCTCCTTACATTTCGAGCGCGACCATCGCCACTCTGGCTCCCGAAGTGCGCGATCATGATCCGCGGCTGGCGTTGGACGGCGGCACGGAAGGTTTGGATTTTTATCGGCGGCTCGCCAAGGAAGCCACGCCGTATTTGCGACCGGACGGACGAATCATGTTGGAACTGGGTGATGGGCAGTCCGACAAGGTGAGCGAAATCTTTCATCAACAAAAGTGGGTTGTCGAAGCGGTGCAGGAGGATTACAGTCGGCAACCGAGAATTTTAGTGGCGCGTCCGACAGGTTAG
- the murA gene encoding UDP-N-acetylglucosamine 1-carboxyvinyltransferase — protein sequence MDSLMIKGGVPLRGEVTISGAKNAVLPIMAATLLTAEPCVIRRVPKLTDVEFMGQILTSLGAKVNLEGDTLRVQAEKVQGVGDYELIRKMRGSICIMGPLLGRLRKATVSLPGGCVIGARPIDLHLKGFEALGAKIKIEGGYVQARARRLAGADLFLGGRAGCTVLGTANVMMAAVLADGVTMIESAACEPEVVDLANFLNAMGAKVQGAGSPTVTITGVKKLHGAEHEVIPDRIEAATYAIAAAATRGEVTLLGARADHMHAVLDKLREAGVNVERNGSALKVRRNGRLKPVDITTLPYAGFPTDVQAQMMVLMALTQGISIITERIFEARFMHVSELARLGADIAIEGPSAIVKGGKPLSGAPVMASDLRASAALVIAGLVARGRTEVKRVYHLDRGYENIDGKLRQLGARVERMEES from the coding sequence ATGGACAGCTTGATGATCAAAGGTGGCGTGCCGTTGCGCGGCGAGGTCACGATCAGCGGGGCGAAGAACGCCGTGCTGCCGATCATGGCCGCGACGTTGCTCACCGCTGAGCCGTGCGTCATCCGCCGCGTGCCGAAACTGACCGACGTGGAATTCATGGGGCAGATTCTGACGTCGCTCGGCGCGAAGGTAAACTTGGAGGGCGACACGCTGCGCGTGCAGGCGGAGAAGGTTCAAGGTGTGGGCGATTACGAGTTGATCCGTAAAATGCGCGGCTCGATCTGTATCATGGGACCGCTGTTGGGCCGGTTGAGGAAAGCGACGGTATCACTGCCCGGCGGCTGCGTCATCGGCGCGCGCCCGATTGATCTGCATTTGAAAGGGTTCGAAGCGCTCGGAGCAAAAATCAAGATTGAAGGTGGCTACGTTCAGGCGCGGGCCAGGCGGCTGGCGGGCGCGGATTTGTTTCTCGGCGGGCGCGCCGGTTGCACGGTGCTGGGCACGGCCAACGTGATGATGGCGGCGGTGCTGGCGGACGGCGTGACGATGATTGAAAGCGCCGCGTGTGAGCCGGAAGTGGTGGACCTCGCAAATTTCCTCAATGCGATGGGAGCGAAAGTTCAGGGGGCGGGCAGTCCCACTGTGACCATCACCGGCGTGAAGAAGTTGCACGGCGCCGAGCACGAGGTGATTCCCGACCGCATCGAGGCGGCGACCTACGCCATCGCCGCTGCCGCGACGAGAGGGGAAGTCACTTTGCTGGGTGCGCGCGCTGATCACATGCACGCGGTGCTGGACAAATTGCGCGAGGCCGGCGTCAATGTGGAGCGCAATGGTTCGGCGTTGAAGGTGCGCCGCAATGGTCGCTTGAAACCGGTGGACATCACCACGCTGCCCTACGCGGGTTTCCCCACCGACGTGCAGGCGCAAATGATGGTGTTGATGGCGTTGACCCAGGGCATCAGCATCATCACGGAACGCATTTTTGAAGCGCGCTTCATGCATGTCAGCGAACTGGCGCGGTTGGGAGCGGACATCGCCATTGAAGGTCCGAGCGCCATCGTCAAGGGCGGCAAACCGTTGAGCGGCGCGCCGGTGATGGCCAGCGATTTGCGCGCGTCGGCGGCATTGGTGATTGCCGGTCTGGTGGCGCGTGGCCGGACCGAAGTGAAGCGCGTCTATCATCTGGACCGAGGTTACGAGAATATTGATGGAAAACTGCGGCAACTGGGTGCCCGCGTCGAACGGATGGAAGAATCATGA
- the bamD gene encoding outer membrane protein assembly factor BamD has translation MQRWSVRFLLLAFCVMAFPQRSPAPLIFRAGEGWTYEPVGGEGKWQRTRAKDQLEVAQTAFDKKDYSLARKAARRVVKQWPLSDYAPHAQYLVGRCYEARKQDEKAFKEYQRVLEKFPKIENYQEILQRQYAICNRFLGGQWFKLWGYIPFFPSMERTAGMYEKVVKNGPYSDVAPQAQMNIGAAREKQSDFPQAVKAYERAADRYHDQKKVAADALYRAGLAYNKQAKTAEYDQNTAAQAIATFTDFMTLYPDDPRVSQAQKIVGSLKTEQARGSYQIARFYEKNKRLNGALIYYNDVLIQDPKSQYATDARLHIDTLKKRTVSAGK, from the coding sequence ATGCAACGATGGTCTGTCCGTTTCTTGTTACTCGCGTTTTGCGTGATGGCCTTCCCACAGCGTTCGCCGGCGCCGCTCATCTTTCGGGCGGGCGAAGGCTGGACCTATGAGCCGGTGGGTGGTGAAGGTAAATGGCAACGCACCCGCGCCAAGGACCAGTTGGAGGTGGCCCAGACCGCCTTCGACAAAAAAGATTACAGCCTCGCTCGGAAAGCCGCGCGGCGCGTGGTGAAGCAATGGCCGCTTTCCGATTACGCGCCGCACGCGCAATATCTGGTCGGGCGCTGTTATGAAGCGCGGAAGCAGGATGAAAAGGCGTTCAAGGAATATCAACGCGTCCTCGAAAAATTTCCGAAGATCGAAAACTACCAGGAAATCCTCCAGCGCCAGTACGCGATCTGCAACCGATTCCTGGGCGGCCAATGGTTCAAGCTCTGGGGCTACATCCCGTTCTTCCCCTCCATGGAACGCACCGCCGGGATGTACGAGAAGGTTGTCAAGAACGGGCCGTACAGCGACGTGGCGCCGCAGGCGCAAATGAACATCGGCGCCGCCCGCGAGAAACAATCGGACTTCCCCCAGGCCGTCAAGGCCTACGAACGCGCCGCCGACCGGTATCACGACCAGAAAAAAGTCGCCGCGGATGCGCTCTACCGGGCGGGACTGGCGTACAACAAGCAAGCCAAGACCGCGGAATACGATCAGAACACCGCCGCGCAGGCCATCGCCACCTTCACCGATTTCATGACGCTGTATCCGGACGACCCCCGCGTGTCGCAGGCGCAAAAAATTGTTGGCTCATTGAAAACCGAACAGGCGCGCGGCAGCTATCAGATCGCCCGGTTTTACGAGAAGAACAAACGCTTGAACGGCGCGTTGATTTATTACAACGACGTGCTGATTCAGGACCCGAAGTCCCAATACGCCACCGACGCCCGGCTACACATCGACACACTCAAGAAACGGACGGTGTCTGCGGGCAAGTAA
- a CDS encoding LptE family protein yields the protein MSSLFLGSFVALGLTGCAGYKLGPSNGLAPGAKSVQINPFANQTLEPRLSEAVTYAMRKNLQQDGTFRLDTHGDGDIIVTGVITHYARSPLSFQPTDIVTVRDYRLHMTVQISARERSSGKVILDRAVSGFTTLRVGNDLTSEERQAIPLLADNLAKNATSLLADGSW from the coding sequence TTGAGTTCACTGTTCCTGGGAAGTTTTGTCGCGCTCGGTCTGACCGGCTGCGCCGGTTACAAGCTCGGCCCCAGCAACGGCCTGGCCCCGGGCGCCAAATCAGTCCAGATCAATCCGTTCGCCAATCAAACACTGGAGCCGCGCCTCAGCGAAGCCGTCACTTACGCGATGCGCAAGAATTTGCAGCAGGACGGGACGTTCCGCCTCGATACCCACGGCGACGGCGACATCATCGTGACTGGTGTCATCACTCACTACGCCCGCTCGCCGCTGAGTTTTCAACCCACGGACATTGTCACCGTGCGCGATTACCGGTTGCACATGACGGTGCAAATCAGCGCGCGCGAGCGGAGCAGTGGCAAGGTGATTCTGGACCGCGCCGTGTCCGGCTTCACCACTCTGCGTGTGGGCAATGATCTGACCAGCGAAGAGCGCCAGGCCATCCCGTTGCTGGCCGATAATCTCGCCAAGAACGCGACTTCATTGCTGGCCGATGGTTCGTGGTGA
- a CDS encoding MaoC family dehydratase: MKTKAEAALEIFQQAEGKEVGVGQWQEITQERINQFAGATLDHQFIHTDPEKAARLSPYKTTIAHGFLTLSLIPHLNQSVPPLDPKTSEGLVMGINYGSDKVRFAAPVKVNSHVRSRLALISAELKAPNTIQLKHKVVVEIKGEDKPACVAETLSRLVYE; the protein is encoded by the coding sequence ATGAAAACCAAAGCGGAAGCAGCGCTCGAAATCTTCCAACAGGCCGAAGGCAAGGAAGTAGGCGTGGGGCAATGGCAGGAGATCACGCAGGAACGGATCAACCAGTTTGCCGGGGCCACGCTCGATCACCAGTTCATCCACACCGACCCCGAAAAGGCCGCGCGGCTTTCGCCCTACAAGACCACCATCGCGCATGGTTTCCTAACGCTGTCCCTGATTCCGCATTTGAACCAGAGCGTTCCTCCACTCGATCCCAAAACGTCCGAAGGGTTGGTGATGGGAATCAATTATGGGTCAGACAAGGTGCGGTTTGCTGCGCCGGTCAAGGTCAACTCCCACGTCCGTTCGCGGTTGGCCCTGATTTCGGCGGAGTTGAAGGCGCCGAACACAATCCAGCTTAAACACAAAGTCGTCGTCGAGATTAAGGGTGAAGACAAACCGGCTTGCGTGGCGGAAACCCTCAGCCGTCTGGTTTACGAATAG